One Archaeoglobus neptunius DNA segment encodes these proteins:
- a CDS encoding C-GCAxxG-C-C family protein yields MTSKRDVASTLGKEYEMRNTGCAQSTIAAIFDSLGIWSESVFRAGTGLADGLGLTGDGSCGALVGASMVISYLFPRERENFGDMFRAMKAYRLVKELHDEYVREFGSCRCQDVQKKLMGRSFNLWDPKEFNEAVNSNMMEYCSNVVAWTAGKAVEIIELHREK; encoded by the coding sequence ATGACATCAAAAAGAGATGTTGCCTCCACACTCGGGAAGGAGTATGAAATGAGAAATACCGGCTGTGCCCAGAGCACAATTGCTGCAATTTTCGATAGCCTCGGAATTTGGAGTGAAAGCGTTTTCAGAGCTGGGACTGGTCTTGCAGATGGTCTCGGACTAACAGGAGATGGCAGCTGTGGTGCACTGGTCGGAGCATCGATGGTGATCAGCTATCTCTTTCCGAGGGAGAGGGAGAATTTTGGCGACATGTTCAGGGCAATGAAAGCCTACAGGCTTGTAAAGGAGTTGCATGACGAGTATGTTCGGGAGTTCGGTAGTTGCAGATGCCAGGACGTGCAGAAAAAGCTCATGGGAAGATCGTTCAACCTCTGGGATCCGAAGGAGTTTAATGAGGCTGTAAACAGCAACATGATGGAGTACTGTTCAAATGTCGTTGCATGGACGGCAGGAAAAGCCGTTGAGATAATTGAACTGCACAGGGAGAAATAA
- a CDS encoding AzlD domain-containing protein yields MLEGYAAVILVAVGTYLTRFLPMIFGERLRGFDRDLIVHSSTAILSALFVTSFVSFPIEAKKEVTGIVALAFVFATYRKWENLGVSVLTGVMAHLVLSYYLSQV; encoded by the coding sequence ATGCTGGAAGGCTATGCTGCAGTAATACTGGTTGCAGTCGGTACGTACCTGACAAGATTTTTGCCGATGATTTTTGGTGAAAGACTCAGAGGATTCGACAGGGATTTGATCGTGCACTCGTCAACGGCCATACTTTCGGCGCTATTCGTCACTTCTTTCGTGTCTTTTCCGATTGAGGCGAAAAAGGAGGTGACAGGCATTGTGGCCTTGGCTTTTGTGTTTGCGACCTACAGAAAATGGGAAAATCTGGGTGTTTCCGTGCTTACTGGTGTGATGGCACATCTGGTGTTATCCTACTATCTGTCCCAGGTTTGA
- a CDS encoding AzlC family ABC transporter permease: MFRRGLVASFPIVIGYLPVAMTFGVVAVSLGFGKVKAILASVLIFAGASQFALVSLFPDSLVNAVVIPVILNLRHVVYGYILSQKFEIRRPALTAFGLTDEVFAVSLDNSSDVKNERFVLGLEVGAYLSWVSGTVIGVLSGVVLLSNKILAPSLLFSLTALFFVLLISNLRNSRPLSAIIGGSIALLFHYLGSTSTGILLAAILTPLMLKMRR, encoded by the coding sequence ATGTTCAGAAGGGGTCTCGTCGCCAGCTTTCCCATAGTAATCGGTTATCTACCTGTTGCCATGACCTTTGGAGTGGTTGCAGTTTCGCTGGGGTTCGGCAAGGTTAAGGCAATTCTCGCATCAGTTCTGATATTTGCTGGAGCGAGCCAGTTTGCGCTGGTTTCATTATTTCCCGACTCCCTTGTAAACGCTGTGGTTATCCCGGTAATCTTAAATCTGAGGCACGTTGTGTATGGCTACATCCTCTCTCAGAAATTTGAGATCAGAAGGCCGGCTCTGACAGCATTTGGGTTGACAGATGAAGTTTTTGCCGTATCTCTGGATAATTCATCAGATGTAAAGAATGAGAGATTCGTGCTGGGTCTGGAGGTCGGAGCCTATCTTTCCTGGGTTTCAGGAACGGTCATTGGAGTTCTCAGTGGAGTAGTTTTGCTCTCAAATAAAATTCTGGCCCCTTCCCTGTTGTTCTCACTCACCGCTTTGTTCTTCGTGCTCCTGATTTCAAATCTCCGGAATTCCAGACCGCTATCTGCAATTATTGGCGGGAGCATAGCACTGCTGTTCCACTATTTAGGCAGCACCTCCACCGGAATACTGCTCGCAGCCATCCTGACGCCATTGATGCTCAAAATGAGGAGGTGA